In Odontesthes bonariensis isolate fOdoBon6 chromosome 20, fOdoBon6.hap1, whole genome shotgun sequence, a genomic segment contains:
- the LOC142370161 gene encoding leukocyte elastase inhibitor-like isoform X4, whose protein sequence is MASPTPLSKANTSFSLALLKTLGDNDKSANIFYSPFSISSALAMVMLGARANTATQMSECLKTQDCQDEIHTSFAQLLSELNKSDAPYALSVANRLYGEQSYQFIEDFLGKTKKHYDAELESVDFVKSSEAVRVNINSWVETRTQGKIKDVLPSGVVDAMTRLVLVNAIYFKGNWNQKFQENATRDAQFRLSKNNSKPVKMMYQKSKFPLKYIPEASCQILELPYKGKELSMIIFLPNDIEDGTTGLEKLEKELTYENFEEWTRPDKMRDVEVQVGLPRFKMEEKYDMKVVLVSMGMMDAFDMGKSDFSGMSPGNDLVLSEVFHKAFVEVNEEGTEAAAATAVMMLRCALRPASFVADHPFLFFIRHNPSRSVLFAGRYCSPE, encoded by the exons ATGGCATCACCTACCCCTCTGTCCAAGGCCAACACCAGCTTCTCTCTGGCTTTGCTCAAAACGCTGGGGGATAATGACAAGTCCGCAAACATCTTCTACTCCCCGTTCAGCATCTCCTCAGCCCTGGCTATGGTGATGCTGGGGGCCAGAGCCAACACGGCCACACAGATGTCAGAG TGCCTGAAGACACAGGATTGTCAGGATGAGATCCACACCAGCTTCGCCCAGCTGCTGAGCGAGCTCAACAAGTCGGACGCTCCGTATGCTTTGAGTGTCGCCAACAGATTGTACGGAGAGCAGTCTTACCAGTTTattgag GATTTCCTAGGAAAGACCAAAAAGCACTATGATGCTGAGCTGGAGTCTGTGGACTTCGTCAAGAGCTCCGAAGCAGTTAGGGTTAACATCAACAGCTGGGTGGAGACGCGGACACAAG GTAAAATTAAGGATGTGTTGCCCAGTGGAGTGGTGGATGCCATGACCAGGCTGGTGCTGGTCAACGCCATCTACTTCAAAGGCAACTGGAACCAGAAGTTTCAGGAGAATGCCACACGCGACGCTCAGTTCAGGCTCAGCAAG AATAACTCTAAGCCGGTGAAAATGATGTACCAGAAGAGCAAGTTCCCTTTAAAATACATCCCTGAAGCCAGCTGCCAG ATTCTAGAACTGCCTTACAAAGGAAAGGAGCTGAGCATGATCATCTTTCTACCCAATGACATAGAGGACGGTACAACAGGTCTGGAGAAG CTGGAGAAAGAGCTGACGTATGAGAACTTTGAGGAGTGGACTCGTCCAGACAAGATGCGTGACGTCGAGGTCCAGGTGGGCCTGCCCCGGTTCAAGATGGAGGAGAAATATGACATGAAGGTGGTCCTGGTCAGCATGGGCATGATGGATGCCTTCGACATGGGAAAGAGTGATTTCTCTG GCATGTCTCCCGGCAATGACCTGGTGCTGTCAGAAGTCTTCCACAAGGCATTCGTGGAAGTCAACGAGGAGGGAACCGAGGCTGCTGCCGCCACTGCCGTCATGATGCTGCGCTGTGCCTTACGTCCAGCCAGTTTCGTTGCAGATCACcctttcctcttcttcatcagACACAACCCTTCCAGGAGCGTCCTCTTTGCTGGCCGTTACTGCTCCCCCGAGTGA